A single region of the Bacteroides luhongzhouii genome encodes:
- a CDS encoding Lin0368 family putative glycerol transporter subunit, with product MKKYLSTFAGSAICGGFAFGIWPELWKTYGLMGGWLAATLIIGIMWYMNHYHGAILNPPGKIWLDQGWCIGSAGIAWGIVRFQGDITNFFYAVPTLICCLIGGALAGILVWKIRSCDCARKIN from the coding sequence ATGAAAAAATATCTATCAACCTTTGCCGGCTCCGCTATCTGTGGTGGATTTGCGTTTGGCATCTGGCCGGAACTTTGGAAGACATACGGTCTGATGGGAGGCTGGCTGGCGGCAACGCTGATTATCGGCATTATGTGGTATATGAATCATTATCATGGAGCCATTCTCAATCCTCCGGGAAAAATATGGCTCGATCAGGGTTGGTGCATCGGTTCTGCCGGAATCGCCTGGGGAATTGTCCGTTTTCAGGGAGATATCACCAACTTCTTTTATGCAGTGCCCACTTTAATCTGTTGTCTGATAGGAGGTGCCCTGGCAGGAATACTAGTATGGAAAATCCGTTCGTGCGATTGTGCCCGGAAGATAAATTAA
- a CDS encoding Lin0368 family putative glycerol transporter subunit, with the protein MSEWLQTYNEFFGMYHAGIITSIFGAFAVTFTVLMSWPKLVKDFGPIGGFMAAALIIGTFWVVNHKLPGFGFSTGLLNDAEGLPMQFCLIHQGNRGSAPWVDMGWAIAMGFILSDVLCAPKGTRGGLLKEAFPRWLVIILGGMRRKLRYDVRIGREETFGAI; encoded by the coding sequence ATGAGCGAATGGTTACAGACTTATAATGAGTTTTTCGGCATGTATCATGCCGGAATCATCACATCTATTTTCGGAGCTTTTGCCGTCACCTTTACAGTGCTGATGAGCTGGCCTAAATTAGTAAAGGACTTTGGGCCGATAGGTGGATTTATGGCAGCCGCCCTTATTATCGGTACTTTCTGGGTAGTCAATCACAAATTGCCCGGATTCGGTTTTTCTACCGGACTGTTGAATGACGCCGAAGGCTTGCCGATGCAATTCTGCCTGATTCATCAGGGAAATCGTGGCAGTGCTCCCTGGGTAGATATGGGATGGGCAATTGCAATGGGATTTATCTTGTCCGACGTACTTTGCGCGCCGAAAGGAACACGCGGAGGACTATTGAAAGAAGCATTTCCCCGTTGGCTGGTGATTATTCTGGGTGGTATGCGACGGAAACTACGGTACGATGTACGAATTGGACGGGAAGAAACTTTCGGTGCAATCTAA
- a CDS encoding c-type cytochrome, giving the protein MYELDGKKLSVQSKTKSGATPSDILYNPLSKSLWVTQRFNNELWEIDPATRKVKTKIAVGREPVSMAAFASDSCLLIANNLPEMPSTAYPIAVQLDMVDVLSKKVSGRIMLPNGSTDVKSVAVDKNHTFAYVTHLISRYQLPTNQLDRGWMATNTLSVIDLKARKWLTSVILDTPQKGAANPWSVIVTPDDKQIIVAAAGSQELVRIDRIALHERLAKAKQGEMVTPSMKAWGNIPNDAGFLYGIRDFIPTQGKGPRSVVATGGKIYTANYYTSELVSMDLNGKNVQKQILGAPLAFTKVGKGDMYFHDATICFQNWQSCATCHPNDARMDGLNWDLLNDGMGNPKNTKTLLLSHQTPPCMATGIRKNAEVAVCSGVKYILFMEGEDEIYESIDEYLKSLKPLPSPYLQNGKLSAKAKRGKKIFEENCASCHSGEYYTDLKQYKVDWTTGPDKGVSMDVPALNECWRTAPYLYDGRSYSMKDMLKVHGPHKPVSEKELEELEEYVLSL; this is encoded by the coding sequence ATGTACGAATTGGACGGGAAGAAACTTTCGGTGCAATCTAAAACAAAAAGCGGAGCTACTCCTTCGGACATTCTGTATAATCCGTTGTCAAAGTCTCTTTGGGTGACGCAACGATTCAACAACGAACTTTGGGAGATTGACCCGGCAACCCGTAAGGTGAAAACTAAAATTGCTGTCGGTCGTGAGCCTGTATCAATGGCTGCTTTTGCGAGCGATTCCTGCCTGTTGATTGCTAATAATCTGCCGGAAATGCCTTCTACGGCTTATCCGATTGCGGTACAGCTCGACATGGTCGATGTACTTTCGAAAAAGGTTTCGGGACGTATCATGCTTCCGAACGGCTCTACGGACGTGAAGTCGGTAGCAGTGGACAAGAATCATACTTTTGCGTATGTCACTCACTTAATCTCTCGTTATCAGTTGCCTACCAATCAGTTGGATAGAGGATGGATGGCTACCAATACATTGTCTGTCATTGACTTGAAGGCAAGAAAATGGCTGACTTCCGTCATCTTGGATACTCCGCAGAAAGGAGCGGCCAATCCGTGGTCGGTCATTGTTACTCCGGATGATAAACAAATCATTGTAGCGGCTGCCGGCAGTCAGGAGCTAGTGCGCATCGATCGTATTGCTTTGCACGAACGTCTTGCCAAGGCAAAGCAGGGAGAAATGGTCACTCCTTCCATGAAAGCATGGGGTAATATACCCAATGACGCGGGATTCTTGTATGGCATCCGTGACTTCATTCCTACGCAGGGAAAAGGTCCGCGTTCGGTGGTTGCCACAGGAGGTAAAATTTATACAGCCAATTATTATACATCGGAACTAGTGTCTATGGATTTGAACGGCAAGAACGTGCAGAAGCAGATTTTGGGTGCTCCGTTGGCTTTCACTAAAGTAGGTAAAGGCGATATGTATTTCCATGATGCGACCATTTGTTTCCAAAATTGGCAAAGTTGTGCAACTTGCCATCCGAATGATGCACGCATGGACGGGCTTAACTGGGATTTGCTGAATGATGGCATGGGTAATCCGAAGAATACAAAAACTCTTTTGCTTTCGCATCAGACTCCGCCTTGTATGGCAACTGGTATTCGTAAGAATGCCGAAGTTGCGGTATGTTCGGGCGTGAAGTATATTCTGTTTATGGAAGGAGAGGATGAAATCTATGAATCTATTGACGAATATCTGAAGTCTCTGAAACCTTTGCCCAGTCCTTATCTTCAGAATGGCAAACTTTCTGCGAAAGCGAAAAGAGGGAAGAAGATTTTTGAAGAAAACTGTGCAAGTTGTCATTCCGGAGAATATTATACCGACCTGAAACAGTATAAGGTAGATTGGACTACCGGACCCGATAAAGGGGTGTCGATGGACGTTCCGGCTTTGAATGAGTGTTGGCGTACGGCTCCTTATTTGTATGACGGCCGTAGTTATTCGATGAAAGATATGCTTAAGGTACACGGACCTCACAAACCAGTTTCCGAAAAAGAACTGGAAGAGTTGGAGGAGTATGTATTGTCTCTGTAA
- a CDS encoding aryl-sulfate sulfotransferase yields MTRIYIVILAFLFPAFLSAQTKTFAGTDYSQGIVFVMENNQIVWQHKAPDSNDLWVLPNGNILFTTGHGVLEMTRQNDTIFHYESKSPVFACQRLKNGNTFVGECITGRMLEISPEGKIVKEVCILPEGVKEKGFAFMRNARRLDNGHFLVAHYGPQCVTEYDTNGKVVWNLDVPGGPHSLTRLPNGHTLIAVADKDQNPRLIEVTAEGKTVWELSNADIPGKPLKFLGGFQYFSDGRFLITNWTGHVNPKEKVHMLLVDRQKKILYSLENTPGLKTMSSVYSMDIPAGVTSYH; encoded by the coding sequence ATGACAAGAATATATATTGTGATTCTGGCCTTTCTGTTTCCGGCATTTTTGTCTGCACAGACAAAAACGTTTGCAGGAACGGATTATTCGCAAGGAATTGTCTTCGTGATGGAAAATAATCAAATCGTGTGGCAACACAAAGCTCCCGATTCCAATGATTTATGGGTATTGCCTAATGGCAATATCCTTTTCACCACCGGACATGGAGTGCTCGAAATGACTCGTCAGAACGATACTATTTTTCATTATGAATCTAAAAGTCCGGTCTTTGCCTGTCAACGGTTGAAGAATGGAAATACGTTTGTGGGCGAATGTATAACAGGCCGTATGTTGGAAATCTCTCCCGAAGGTAAGATTGTGAAAGAAGTGTGCATCCTGCCGGAAGGAGTGAAAGAGAAAGGATTTGCTTTCATGCGTAATGCGCGGCGTTTGGATAATGGTCATTTTCTGGTGGCGCATTATGGTCCGCAGTGTGTGACGGAGTATGATACGAATGGAAAAGTGGTGTGGAACCTAGATGTTCCCGGCGGACCACATTCATTGACTCGTCTGCCTAACGGACATACACTGATTGCCGTAGCGGATAAAGATCAGAATCCGCGACTAATCGAAGTAACGGCAGAAGGAAAGACAGTTTGGGAATTATCGAATGCGGATATTCCCGGCAAACCGTTGAAGTTTTTGGGAGGCTTTCAGTATTTTTCCGACGGGCGTTTCCTGATTACAAACTGGACGGGGCATGTAAATCCGAAAGAGAAAGTACATATGTTGCTGGTAGACAGACAAAAGAAGATACTTTATTCTTTGGAAAATACTCCGGGCTTGAAAACCATGTCGTCCGTTTATAGTATGGATATTCCGGCAGGCGTTACCTCTTATCATTAA